The Branchiostoma lanceolatum isolate klBraLanc5 chromosome 3, klBraLanc5.hap2, whole genome shotgun sequence DNA segment AAGGAAGTCCGTACTTGTCGACAAGCCCCGTTCTACGCCAGGCTCTATTAGTATTATGACCGTGGGACAGGTACTCTGTGGCCGCCATGGCATATAAATGATCAACCTAAGCCGGGTTATGTTTCCGTCCAAACCAAAGTAATGATACAGCACCGTGCATACAATGGGCACACAtacttgtgtttgtgttgtaacACTAACAAAGAACGTGGTTTCTAAAGTCCGCACCTCAAGCTAGtctctaacgttacatacaggaCTAACTTGAGCCTCCCTGAAGGgaaaaaaaatgtccaaatGATTATATTACGAGAGCCGGCCGTAGATTTGCACGTAGGCATGTCCTACGGAGTTTGGTAGAGACTTCCTGAAGCTTCGCTATGTCACTTTCCGAGAAAGCTAGCCAGGCTGATCAAAGATAGATGTATCGATTCTGACTCACAGACTGTCTATAACGTTCCACCAACGAGGCTAGTGTTGGCAACGCAGCGACCCGTTCGTTGAACCATGCCTCGCCTGAAATGGCCGAATTACAATCATTGAATGACCTGGATTTCACCAATATATCACGTTACATGTTCATGTCTATGGACCGATGTAGGACgatttattttgtgtgtgtgtgcgcgcgtgtgtgtgtgtgtgtgggggggggggggggggaattggCGATAAACGTCGCCGCCGCCAAGAAGGCATGCAGCAAAGGAGTCTACTCTGATAAGCATCTAGACGACGTAGAAATACTGGTCATAGGAAGTATTTAGATACGGTCTGATAATAGTTAGAAAGCAGAGCTATTCAGAGCATATTGTCAGTTTACACTACGGTATAGGGAATGTTGGGTTGCCCTAGCTACGTATAACTATAAGATGATTATcgatatatactagtatatataacgttacgtcaCAAGTGGGAGATCTTTGCCATCTGCCTTGGGTCGCATTATCTGATACTACATGCTGCTATGTGTTAGGAACTCGGTGTTAGAGTTCCTACATGTTACAGAACTACAGTGTCGAACAAGGCCTGATATGTGATCCAGCAGACCGGATGTGAAAGGGTTAGTTCTCGATACTACCGGTTACAAGTACTGGTTCATTGTATAACTCACTTAGCGGGGTATTCAGCTTCAATCCGGCCTGGGTCAGGCTCCACAGAGCACTGGGCAGTGAGAGTTGTGCTGCAAAGACTAACCAAATTGTGCAATTTACTATGTCTTTAtgtcaaaaacatcaaaacGTGCGAGCTAGGCAGAAGTGTAGTTCTTTGTCAAGTTTTTGTCAcgtgaatgtaacgttatccAGCAAATGTTGATTGGATTATCCCATGTTACACAATATACCTACACCAGGAGTTAATCTTTGTCTCCTGTAGTTTTTTTGTCTCAGTAGTAACATGTAAGACGATATTTTCGTCATTCTTTAGGTGCGGAAGGCCTTGAAGTATGTTACAACGGCCTCGGCTGCTTCTCCAACGCTGCGCCATTCTTTAGTGCACAGCGCCCCCTATCGCTCCTGCCTCAAAGCCCAGCAAATGTGGGTACGACTTTCGGGCTCTTCACCCGAGAAAACCCGACAACACGGGAGAGGAAGACACTGTTGGCCGAAAGGGACGATCTTCTGGAACAGTCCACCTTTAACGGAGGGAGCAAGACAAAATTCATCATACATGGTTTCCAGAACAACGGGCACCGACCGTGGGTTTACAACTTGACAAATGAACTTCTTTTGGAGGTGAGGACAATCAACATTCTAAACCTTAGAAATGGCAGTCACTAAGACAGTTAACGTTATTCAGGCAGTATGAAAGTTGCGTTGAATGTTAGACCTTTATCTGGGAAGACAAATGTTCTACTGAAGCTTTTTAATCACAGTCAAACTTGgtttcagcaaccactcaaaggACTTAGGAAAAGTAGTTGGTGATGAGGAACGTTTGCTCCagacaaatttgttgtttttccgaaaaaaaatcattacatttGCGCGATATacactatgatgatgatgatgatgatgatgatgatgatgatttcatTCAGTAAGAAACTCGCGGGTTATGTTGCAACATAATCCGAATTCCGTTCTTAGTACAAATGTGTTTCTACATACAAGCTTGATACAATTCCAATAATCACAATATCATTACTCAAGACATTTCGAAAAACTTTGCACAGTTAAAATCCATACTTTTTAAAATCAAGTTTCTATCATATTTCTAGTTTTTTGGCACCGAGTTATTGCATCACCAGACCACTTGAACTAGCAACAATTTATAAGAAATGTTTATTAAGACACAAAATTTGTCACAGATTTGCATTCACCATTCTAGTAATAGGAAACCGAAAGGATGAAAAATGTAGAGATTTGAcgtaactttttttcttttcaagaaaatgaatttatgcCTACCTTCTCGGCCGCCGCTGAAACAGAGCAGGGAGAAAATTTCTTGTTTCTCAGAAACTACGGGGGGAAGTCCCTAGCTGAACGCGTGGTTTTTGTCGAACGCTGATTGGCCGTTCCGGCCAAGGGACGCTGTGGTAATTTATTCAACCCCTGCTCTTCAAAGTGGGAAGCCTCATAGGCCAAACAAATTAATATCCGGGCTTTACGTCCGGCCTAAATTCTTATTTCTGATCAGGGTGACTACAACGTGATCGTTGTTGACTGGAAGGACGGAGCTAGCCTGCCCTACACACAGGCGGCCGCCAACACCCGCGTCGTGGCCGCCGAGACTGAGAGACTCATCCGGTACCTCAACAACCGGGTAAGCACATGGAATACCAGAACTACATAAAACATATTCTATTCTGTCATTCTTATTCtattctcttctcttctcttctactctactctactctactctaccctactctactctactctactctactctactctactctactctactctactctactctacgctactctactctactctactctactccactccactccactccactccactccactccactccactccactccaccctacctattctattctattctattctattttattctttTCAACTCAGAAAATGTATTCTAGAAAATCATTATAGtgtcaaagtttgtaaaaaaatatcaGCGAATGATTCTAAATTCATTAATACTATATAATATGTAGTGTAGTCACTTTGTACGTACGGACTGCCTTTTTGCGTCTAGCCATTAGCTCAAAGATTAGCGAAAAACAACAACGCAAAATTGTCACTTTGTGTCTATGATGTGCAGACTCGAGCGGACTGGACTGAGATGCACATTATCGGGCACAGTCTGGGCGCGCACACCGCGGGATACGTGGGACATGGACTGGGCAGTCTGGGAAGGATCACAGGTAACTTCAtgtcatacatgtgtatactACATGACAAAGTCTTACACACTATTTTAGGTCCTtttaaaaaagacaacacaaagAAATTTACCGGGACTGactgatttgtttatttcttggCTCCTGAGTTGGTTGATTGATCGAAGTCACATAAAGACGTAATTACTTAGTTTGAATCGTGTAAGGACGTAACGATGTATCAAAATTAGTTCAACTTGTACACCTGCAAGCTATAATTTCTCGGTGCAACTTTTTGCATGCCAAGggggtcgcagaacacagtatttcccaatagtagttcgggtataaagtagtgcgtcacattgcttgaaaaggccatagtttttcttctgtgcacgttagcgaggctgaaactgcggtgaatggttgaggtatacgtcaggTTTGAGTGTAAatgagttggattacgatgttttTTCGGTCggcttggattcgcgcctgaatattgataccgcccgactactgtgcgttggctgcagtatgatgacctccgctggggttcatatcaaagtggcttttaaaagagaacgagccggcaaatttaagctcattttcatatattttgtaGCTTGAACCTTGAAGTggtgaaatactgtggtctgcgacCTTGACACCCTTATTCACAAAATTCCCACCAGGTCTGGATCCCGCGGAGCCGCTGTTTGAGCACACGGACCCGCTAGTGAGGATCGACCCAGCCGACGCAGCTTTCGTGGACATCATCCACACTGACGGCTCCAGTATTCTCACCCTAGGTGGGTCtgacattaaaggcaaccaaagcaatatttgggcccAAATTTTTTATGGTGGTGATATTTATTAACATTGTTTATCACATTTGCGTAATGACTTGAtctcgtgagcctacaaaaaaggtctgacattaaaggcaaccaaagcaatatttgggcccAAATTTTTTATGGTGGTGACATTTATCAACATTGTTTgtcacatttgcgtaataatttaatttcacgagcctacaaaaaaggtctgacattaaaggcaaccaaagcaatatttgggcccAAATTTTTTATGGtggtaacatttactaacattgtttatcacatttgcgtaatgacttgatttcgtgagcctacaaaaaaggtctgacattaaaggcaaccaaagcaatatttgggcccAAATTTTTTATGGTGGTGACATTCATTTACATTGTTTATCTCATTTGCGTAATGACTTgatttcgcgagcctacaaaaaaggtctgacattaaaggcaaccaaagccaTATTTGGGCCCAATTTTTTTATGGtggtaacatttactaacattgtttatcacatttgcgtaataacttaatttcgtgagcctacaaacAAGGTCtgacattaaaggcaaccaaagcaatatttgggcccAAATTTTTTATGGTGGTGATATTTATTAACATTGTTTATCACATTTGCGTAATGACTTgatttcgtgagcctacaaaaaaggtctgacattaaaggcaaccaaagcaatatttgggcccAAATTTTTTATGGTGGTGACATTTATCAACATGGTTTgtcacatttgcgtaataacttaatttcgtgagcctacaaaaaggtctgacattaaaggcaaccaaagcaatatttgggcccAAATTTTCTATGgtggtgacatttactaacattgtttatcaCATTTGCGTTATAACTTAATTTCGCGTGCCTACAAAAAGGTCTAACactaaaggcaaccaaagccaTATTTGGGCCCAAATTTTttatggtaatgacatttaTCAACATTGTTtatcacatttgcgtaataacttaatttcgtgagcctacaaaaaaggtttgaaattaaaggcaaccaaagcaatatttgggcccAAATTTTTTATGGTAATGAcatttcgcgagcctacaaaacctCCGGACACAATTTTCAGTcatgagttctcacatcacaacaacgtagtagttttgcatcatggacgttattatacattgtgatagtgttgtttgaactaatcatgtatagaaatggctAAATAGATTGACGTTCAAAATCCggttttcgggccctaatattggttgggtttcctttaaaagtgGTAAAAATAGCTTCAGACCTTACATAACTTTATACATAACATCTTACTTGAAAGGATGTCATTaattcattatgttttgttgatcAAAAACTGTCTGCTTGTCAAAACTCAAAACTGTTTATTTGAAATTAAGTCATGAAGCATCACTTTATTTTTAAGTATACGTATCATACTAACGCCGATATCAATATCATGTCGCATGAAGATGTAGAATTCCCCCGACAATAAAGATTAGTGTTGAGTTGACGATTCCGTGCCTTTCTTTCCCGGCAGGCCTTGGGCTTGACCAGCCGGTGGGTGATGTCGACTTTTACCCAGAAGGCGGTGCGCGGCAGCCCGGATGTGGCGCGGAGAGCATCATCTCTAAGATCGGAGTGATCGCGGAGGGGCTCGTGACAGACGGGTTTCAGGGTGAGAGACTGTGATGTGCTCTTGTAATCTTTTAGACGCCAATCTACAATCTCATTACATTGACAGAGTAATTTGATTAGCGCATCGTAAGAGCTGTATAATTCATTCCTTCGTTTGGAGATTTGAGTCGAAAGGTGATAACGTTGCCTGTGGTGGTTATCATTGATGTTATAATAAATTCTAGCTTTGTTTCGATAGCTCAGACACATGAAGCGTTATATGTACACGTGGATATAGATAAAGTCCCACACACAGAgttataagaaaatctttttttacacaacaaaagtacagcgactttcgtaaggtctataACATCTGTACATATAAAAAGTCAAgttgatacaaatgaattaacgtATACATCAATCTATATGAATAGATCTATGTGAATCAATatgttgagtccaacgtatcATTTATACAATTGGTTCTAAGGTCTAGactttctttgatatatttacctattttacagagtaagggttatctccccctagaatgtacatgtagttgaatttTTCTATCGTATGGgatgtataaatgtatgttGTAAGGTTTGCATTAGTCTGTAGACACATACAGAACACAGTGGTCGTAATTAAACCATACATGCCCTTTAAGAAGTTCACATTTCCTTACCTTGTTTCCCCCTGATGTAGCGGCTAAGAACGCCTTCAGCTGCAGCCACACCAGAGCCATAGAACTGTTTACCGAGTCCATCAACTCTCCGTGCCAGTTCACGGCGTACCCCTGCTCTAGGTGAGGATGGCACCGCCCTTTTTTCTCACTACACATTTGTGATGGTTTGTAAAAAGCAAAAAGCTGGTATTCTCTTTCTGTTCAAGATAATCAACTTAGCATGCGTGCAAGTATTAATCGTAGCAAGGTCGCGTCCCTTGCCACTCATACGATCATTGTGTAGATTAAAACAAGTTTGTTACTTATGCTTTGTATCGCGGAGAGAATCATTGAATAACGTAGTTATAAATCAATTGAATGAATGGTTATTGAAGGAAGACCGTTCGTGTGCAGAACgttcattacatgtacagtttaggATTCTTCTCGTTTTATTGTAACGTTAATAATGAAAATGTGATATTTTCGAAGGTTTGTCCAAGTGGATAAGAAATCATGAACTCGTCCATATTACTCACTATAGGTCTATGGACAGATACACATCTCATATGCGCTTGTACAAACCTTTCTTGACAAAAGATACCTGTTTAAGTTTTgcacaatgaacgcagtggaaaatgacatacagtttatttgccaatgtcctctatatgacgccgaaagaagcgaattatataaaacagcttccgtcaattcccctagctttcacaatttgactaacttacaaaaatcaatcttactactaaaatcaaccaacccacttacgatacaaaacgtgggtctcttcattttccattgccttcaaaaaagaagtagtcaaacccaaccatagtcaaccttagttaacatagaactttcacagtagactagaaaactatgtcgattcccatgtatat contains these protein-coding regions:
- the LOC136431235 gene encoding pancreatic triacylglycerol lipase-like; its protein translation is MSTVLPLYLLVSLLTFYPGAEGLEVCYNGLGCFSNAAPFFSAQRPLSLLPQSPANVGTTFGLFTRENPTTRERKTLLAERDDLLEQSTFNGGSKTKFIIHGFQNNGHRPWVYNLTNELLLEGDYNVIVVDWKDGASLPYTQAAANTRVVAAETERLIRYLNNRTRADWTEMHIIGHSLGAHTAGYVGHGLGSLGRITGLDPAEPLFEHTDPLVRIDPADAAFVDIIHTDGSSILTLGLGLDQPVGDVDFYPEGGARQPGCGAESIISKIGVIAEGLVTDGFQAAKNAFSCSHTRAIELFTESINSPCQFTAYPCSSWDDYEAGDCSDCDGSCSVMGFHADKHGGAGLLYLNTDDKDPFCLTDVALKNRSRYCVQSLTRQNQTVIEGCVSAMDTVYVNYTNNMKDNVAEEIFCNEYEQFLKCVTAVLDTVQPCKDTSVKTVIGSAYTNYSLTANYECDDRHKGYRGGQPSSLGQTWLSLWVNMAAVVLCFFLVMRQGH